From the Salinimicrobium tongyeongense genome, one window contains:
- a CDS encoding PAS domain-containing protein: protein MRENCWKDIFEAIPLACLVLRPQERGAFIVAEANAAYLEILGRSREELLEKDSRKVFLPNPRIRNYGNVSFFEILEKVARSGVKEETKNLRYDIKSKDTGAFEERYFSSQNVPIKNEEGNVEVILHCVQEVTLENKRKKLDREIEEELNLSRQQFKNFIGDNPDGLYRLDVQGNFLHVNESLAHMAGLPGEDLIHTNFRDFCAPNHRKLISEQFEKALGGKVTSFEADFISAEGKPGFLKIFLMPMFLKGKVAEVHGIAKDITQLKQSEKVIMEKSRFLEVNAAFVSSLLEKDINKEALKKTFGIIAETVEADRMYYFGADPDQETGEILISQKVEWCSENANPQIDNKELQRMPLKKIREITAPLVKNLPFTATFDELAPGELRDIFIEQQIKSILLLPIFVGDCLTGFVGFDDCTSQRIWKEEEITFLRSLTQNLTNAFERNAALKKARLSEEELKLSEQKFRALVQEGSDLIGILDIYGNYSFVSENYKKILGFDPQELIGKNAHEFIHPEDWPRVRKQFYHLKDQKQVKISPFRFKDKNHDYRWVQTTATNLLKDSAVKGIVANSRDITTVIEQAREIEHINERYQLAATATQDLIYDWDLEKNEVTRFHRGPQELFGYSAEVVNRYDFWRNNVHPEDKPAEKKKLASIISNPAEDFIKTEYRFRKADGTYARVVDRGYIIRDNTGKAVRLIGATSDISEITTKKEALKIANKRFKMAMKATNEMIWDWDIATDSVTRSKGYKKIFGYDATQATTVHSFWLKKVVDEDREKVQRSLAYAVNNTDVKKWKLEYRFIKADGSIAHIIDRGYILRDSNGKATRMVGAVLDVTNSRRLLQKVQKQNKVLKEIAWEQSHVVRAPLARIKGLLHLLEEELFQEMSKEEVLFHMKESANELDDIIRNIVEKTEKINVEAR, encoded by the coding sequence ATGAGAGAAAACTGCTGGAAAGACATTTTTGAGGCTATCCCTCTTGCCTGTCTGGTCTTAAGACCGCAAGAACGGGGAGCATTCATTGTGGCAGAAGCAAACGCGGCTTACCTGGAAATACTGGGTAGATCACGAGAAGAATTATTAGAAAAAGACAGCCGGAAAGTTTTTCTTCCCAATCCCCGCATCAGGAACTACGGGAACGTTTCCTTTTTTGAAATTCTGGAGAAAGTTGCCAGATCGGGTGTGAAAGAAGAGACCAAAAATCTTCGGTACGACATCAAAAGCAAGGACACGGGAGCATTTGAAGAGCGCTACTTTAGTTCCCAAAATGTACCTATAAAGAACGAAGAGGGAAATGTGGAAGTCATTCTGCACTGCGTTCAGGAAGTTACGCTAGAGAACAAACGCAAGAAGCTTGACCGCGAGATTGAAGAAGAACTCAATTTGAGTCGGCAACAATTCAAAAATTTTATTGGGGATAACCCCGACGGACTTTACAGGCTCGATGTACAGGGCAATTTTTTGCATGTTAACGAGAGCCTTGCCCACATGGCCGGCCTGCCGGGAGAAGATTTGATCCATACCAATTTCCGGGATTTTTGCGCCCCTAATCACCGAAAACTCATTAGCGAGCAGTTCGAAAAAGCCCTTGGAGGAAAAGTAACTTCCTTTGAAGCCGATTTTATTTCCGCAGAAGGCAAACCGGGCTTTTTAAAGATTTTTTTGATGCCCATGTTCTTAAAAGGAAAAGTGGCCGAGGTGCACGGCATCGCAAAAGATATTACCCAGCTGAAGCAGAGCGAAAAAGTGATCATGGAAAAAAGCCGTTTTCTCGAGGTGAACGCGGCTTTTGTAAGTTCCCTTCTGGAAAAGGATATCAATAAAGAAGCACTCAAAAAAACCTTCGGAATTATAGCCGAGACCGTTGAAGCCGACAGGATGTACTATTTTGGTGCCGACCCCGACCAGGAAACAGGCGAGATATTGATAAGCCAGAAAGTTGAATGGTGCAGTGAGAATGCAAATCCTCAAATTGATAATAAGGAACTACAAAGAATGCCCTTAAAGAAGATCAGGGAAATCACTGCTCCCCTGGTAAAAAACCTCCCGTTTACTGCCACTTTTGACGAGCTGGCCCCGGGGGAATTAAGAGATATTTTCATTGAGCAGCAAATTAAGTCTATCCTGCTGCTCCCCATTTTTGTGGGAGATTGCCTCACAGGCTTTGTGGGGTTTGATGACTGTACTTCTCAACGTATATGGAAAGAAGAAGAAATCACCTTCCTGAGGAGCCTTACCCAAAACCTCACCAATGCCTTTGAGCGCAATGCCGCTTTGAAGAAGGCAAGGCTTAGCGAGGAAGAACTCAAACTGAGCGAACAGAAATTCCGTGCGCTGGTGCAGGAAGGATCCGATCTTATTGGGATTCTCGACATTTACGGGAACTATTCATTTGTAAGTGAAAATTACAAGAAGATCCTGGGCTTTGATCCGCAGGAGCTCATCGGGAAGAACGCACATGAGTTCATTCACCCCGAAGACTGGCCCAGGGTAAGGAAGCAGTTTTATCATCTAAAAGACCAAAAACAGGTGAAGATCTCACCTTTCAGGTTTAAAGACAAGAACCACGATTACCGCTGGGTACAAACCACAGCCACAAACCTTTTAAAAGATTCTGCCGTTAAAGGAATTGTTGCCAATTCGCGAGATATCACCACAGTAATTGAGCAGGCCAGGGAAATTGAGCATATCAACGAACGCTATCAACTGGCGGCAACTGCCACGCAAGACCTTATTTACGACTGGGACCTCGAGAAAAATGAAGTCACCCGTTTCCACAGAGGGCCGCAGGAGTTGTTCGGGTATTCTGCTGAAGTGGTAAACCGCTACGATTTCTGGAGAAATAACGTGCACCCCGAAGATAAACCGGCTGAAAAGAAAAAACTGGCCTCTATCATCTCCAATCCTGCAGAAGATTTTATCAAAACAGAATACCGCTTCAGGAAGGCCGACGGCACTTATGCCCGCGTGGTAGACCGCGGGTACATCATTAGGGACAATACCGGCAAAGCGGTTCGGCTCATTGGTGCCACCAGCGATATTTCAGAAATCACCACCAAAAAAGAGGCTTTAAAGATCGCCAACAAACGTTTCAAAATGGCCATGAAAGCCACTAATGAGATGATTTGGGACTGGGACATCGCGACCGACTCGGTGACCCGAAGCAAGGGCTACAAAAAGATCTTTGGGTACGATGCCACCCAGGCCACCACGGTTCACTCTTTCTGGCTTAAAAAAGTGGTTGACGAAGACAGGGAAAAGGTGCAACGTTCTCTCGCCTATGCCGTAAACAATACCGATGTTAAAAAATGGAAGCTTGAATACCGCTTTATAAAGGCCGACGGCAGCATTGCCCACATTATAGACCGCGGCTACATTTTGCGTGACAGCAACGGCAAAGCTACCAGAATGGTGGGCGCGGTGCTCGATGTTACCAATTCCAGGAGGCTGCTCCAAAAAGTGCAAAAACAAAACAAGGTTTTGAAGGAAATTGCCTGGGAACAATCTCACGTGGTGCGGGCCCCACTGGCACGCATAAAAGGCCTTTTGCACCTGCTGGAAGAAGAGCTTTTCCAGGAAATGTCAAAAGAAGAAGTTCTTTTTCACATGAAAGAATCGGCTAACGAGCTTGATGATATCATTCGCAATATTGTAGAAAAAACTGAAAAGATTAATGTTGAAGCCAGATAA
- a CDS encoding adenine phosphoribosyltransferase has translation MFNIETYIRDIHDFPKKGIVYKDITPLLQDAAATRKTVAAFLSFLEGEKIDKVVGIESRGFFFATLLAQELNAGFVPIRKPGKLPFETYRESYALEYGEDTLEVHSDAIKKGERILVHDDVLATGGTAAAACKLVEKMGGEIVQCNFLMDLGFLNGKEKLEAYKVVSLVSY, from the coding sequence ATGTTCAATATTGAAACTTATATTAGAGACATACATGATTTTCCCAAAAAAGGGATTGTGTATAAAGACATAACGCCGCTACTCCAGGATGCGGCTGCCACGCGAAAAACAGTGGCTGCTTTTTTGTCATTTTTGGAAGGTGAAAAAATAGATAAGGTGGTAGGCATTGAATCGCGGGGCTTCTTTTTTGCGACTTTGCTGGCGCAGGAATTAAATGCCGGGTTCGTACCCATTCGCAAGCCGGGAAAATTGCCTTTTGAAACTTACCGCGAGAGCTATGCGCTAGAATATGGGGAAGATACGCTTGAGGTGCACAGCGATGCTATTAAAAAAGGGGAGAGGATACTGGTGCACGATGATGTGCTGGCCACGGGAGGCACTGCCGCTGCTGCTTGTAAACTGGTAGAGAAAATGGGTGGTGAAATTGTTCAGTGCAACTTCTTAATGGACCTTGGTTTCTTAAACGGAAAGGAAAAACTGGAAGCCTACAAGGTCGTGTCGCTGGTTAGCTATTAG
- a CDS encoding calcium/sodium antiporter → MSVLFIILGFILLVVGGEFLVRSSVAISLKLKLSRMVIGLTVVSFATSAPELLVSLQAALEGFSDISLGNVIGSNIANIGLVLGITAMISPLVIDREFFRFNWPVMMLFSMALYYFLFTANVLSRIEGIILVAAIVLYLVLLIRRARRKPELQPDEVDPDLKVASNFKTILWLIIGGAALYFGSEFLVSGAVDLASALGVSERVISVTMIAVGTSVPELAASVIAAMKQEKAISLGNLIGSNIFNIASVLGITALIQPILVKSDAILSSDIFWMIGIAFILVPLALLPKKFSLNRWKGFLLFAGYAVFVSLAFIG, encoded by the coding sequence ATGAGCGTACTATTTATTATCCTGGGTTTTATTTTGTTGGTTGTTGGAGGTGAATTCCTTGTGAGATCATCTGTTGCAATTTCTTTAAAGCTGAAACTTTCCCGAATGGTTATTGGTCTTACCGTGGTCTCTTTTGCCACCTCGGCGCCAGAGCTGCTGGTGAGCCTGCAGGCGGCATTAGAAGGGTTTTCGGATATTTCCCTGGGTAATGTCATAGGTTCTAACATTGCGAACATAGGCCTGGTGCTGGGAATTACAGCCATGATCTCTCCTTTAGTTATAGACAGGGAATTTTTCAGGTTCAACTGGCCGGTGATGATGCTCTTTTCCATGGCATTGTACTACTTTCTGTTTACGGCCAATGTACTTTCCCGCATTGAGGGCATTATTCTGGTTGCTGCCATTGTACTTTATCTTGTTTTACTGATTCGTCGTGCCCGCCGCAAGCCCGAACTGCAGCCCGATGAAGTAGATCCCGATCTTAAAGTGGCTTCAAACTTTAAGACAATTCTCTGGTTAATTATTGGAGGTGCAGCTCTTTACTTTGGATCGGAATTCCTGGTTTCGGGTGCTGTTGACCTGGCATCGGCCCTCGGTGTCAGCGAAAGGGTGATCTCTGTTACCATGATCGCGGTGGGTACCAGTGTGCCCGAGCTGGCGGCTTCGGTCATTGCCGCTATGAAACAGGAAAAAGCCATTTCCCTTGGAAACCTCATTGGCTCCAATATCTTTAACATTGCTTCGGTATTGGGGATTACCGCTTTAATTCAGCCTATCCTGGTCAAATCTGATGCCATTCTAAGCAGCGATATCTTCTGGATGATAGGGATAGCCTTTATTCTAGTTCCGCTGGCTTTGCTTCCGAAGAAATTTTCGTTGAACAGATGGAAAGGTTTCCTGCTTTTTGCCGGCTATGCTGTTTTTGTGAGTTTAGCTTTTATTGGGTAG
- a CDS encoding YciE/YciF ferroxidase family protein produces the protein MKNLKDLFEHQLKDLYSAETQLVDALPKLQKNANDDKLKKAFENHLKETEGHVKRLEEICDKLGIKPTGETCKAMQGLVKEAESFLKEDTEEDVQDAGLIAEAQRVEHYEISGYGTAVRYAKELGHDDIAAKLQKTLDEEYKADNLLTDMAEDRLNRKAKS, from the coding sequence ATGAAAAATTTAAAAGACCTGTTTGAACACCAGCTGAAAGATTTGTACAGTGCCGAAACCCAGCTCGTAGATGCGCTTCCAAAATTGCAGAAGAACGCAAATGACGATAAGCTGAAAAAAGCTTTTGAGAACCACCTTAAAGAAACTGAAGGGCATGTAAAACGCCTTGAAGAAATCTGCGACAAACTGGGCATCAAACCAACCGGCGAAACCTGTAAGGCGATGCAGGGACTTGTGAAAGAAGCTGAGTCTTTTCTCAAAGAAGACACCGAAGAGGATGTACAGGATGCTGGTTTAATTGCCGAAGCGCAGAGAGTGGAACATTACGAAATTTCGGGCTATGGTACGGCCGTGCGTTACGCAAAAGAACTGGGGCATGACGACATTGCTGCCAAGCTTCAAAAGACCCTTGATGAGGAGTACAAGGCAGATAACCTTCTCACCGATATGGCCGAAGACCGCCTCAACCGCAAAGCAAAATCTTGA
- a CDS encoding S9 family peptidase, producing MNKKYFLYILAFLSLQATYAQTSDLTVEKIMQDPTWMGTFPSNVQWGPNSEYIYFSYNPEKNPADSLYRVSRKTPTQLEKVSWQDEQKLIPQQGDFNRARNKKVYTREGVLYLYDLRKEKEEKLLELSESLSSPQFLNDEDKISFILDNNAYVYNLDTGTLNKLTNIRTGSQKEQKDRELSAQDQWLQDENLQLLEEVRKRKENEDAQKAYRDMTASPEAFAFYTGDRHLRNLQVSPNAEYVTFQLITTADAKDTDVPDYTHLSGYTVNLPARSKVGSAQATMEAMVYNLEKDTVYKVETENLPGIKNLPDYVKDYPDKEWKEEVREVYPNGPWFSANGEKAIMVIRSRDNKDRWIAQLDPETGNLKSLDRQRDEAWIAGPGIGYSWSGGDIGWLPDNKTIYFQSEETGYSHLYLLNVESGKKTQLTSGDFEVFDPMLSNDGKSWYLTTSEVDAGQRHFYKMPVRGGKMQQLTSLTGNNEVALSPDEKYMAIRYSYTNKPWELYLKKTSASAEAKQVTTGQSQEFQKYDWRDPELVKFEARDGAMVPARLYKPSATANNGAAVVFVHGAGYLQNAHSWWSSYFREYMFHNLLADLGYTVLDIDYRGSAGYGRDWRTGIYRHMGGKDLGDQVDGVKYLIAEHGVNPEKVGIYGGSYGGFITLMAMFTEPDTFEAGAALRSVTDWAHYNHGYTSNILNEPVNDPIAYKRSSPIYFAEGFEGNLLIAHGMIDINVHFQDVVRLAQRLIELKKENWEMAVYPVEDHGFTQPSSWTDEYRRILKLFNETLLD from the coding sequence ATGAACAAAAAATATTTCCTCTACATTCTGGCCTTTTTGAGCCTGCAGGCAACCTATGCGCAAACGTCTGACCTTACTGTGGAAAAGATCATGCAGGATCCTACCTGGATGGGTACGTTCCCTTCAAACGTGCAGTGGGGGCCAAACAGTGAATACATCTACTTCAGTTATAACCCCGAAAAAAATCCTGCCGATTCCCTTTACAGGGTCTCCCGTAAAACCCCCACCCAACTAGAAAAGGTTTCATGGCAGGACGAACAAAAATTAATTCCGCAGCAAGGCGATTTTAACCGGGCCCGGAATAAAAAAGTGTACACCCGTGAGGGCGTCCTTTATTTGTACGATCTACGCAAAGAAAAAGAGGAAAAGTTACTGGAACTCAGCGAAAGCCTTTCCAGTCCTCAGTTCCTAAACGATGAGGATAAAATCAGCTTTATTCTTGACAACAATGCTTACGTCTACAACCTTGACACAGGCACACTCAACAAATTGACCAACATTCGCACGGGGTCTCAAAAAGAGCAAAAAGACAGGGAACTTTCGGCACAGGATCAATGGCTACAGGATGAGAACCTGCAACTGCTCGAAGAAGTAAGGAAGCGAAAAGAAAACGAGGATGCCCAAAAAGCTTATCGCGATATGACGGCCAGCCCCGAAGCCTTTGCTTTCTATACTGGCGACAGGCACCTGCGAAACCTGCAGGTATCTCCTAACGCCGAGTATGTTACGTTCCAGCTTATCACAACTGCCGACGCTAAAGATACTGATGTACCCGATTACACCCACCTTTCGGGATATACGGTAAACCTCCCTGCCCGCAGCAAAGTGGGCAGCGCTCAGGCCACTATGGAAGCTATGGTCTATAACCTTGAGAAAGATACGGTTTACAAAGTTGAGACAGAAAACCTTCCCGGCATCAAAAACCTGCCAGATTACGTCAAAGATTATCCCGACAAAGAATGGAAAGAAGAAGTAAGAGAGGTATATCCCAATGGCCCTTGGTTCTCTGCTAATGGGGAAAAAGCCATTATGGTCATTAGGTCCCGGGACAATAAAGATCGCTGGATCGCGCAACTCGATCCTGAAACCGGCAACCTCAAATCACTTGACAGGCAAAGGGACGAGGCCTGGATAGCCGGCCCCGGCATTGGCTACTCATGGAGTGGCGGAGATATTGGCTGGTTGCCTGACAACAAAACCATCTATTTTCAAAGTGAAGAAACCGGTTATTCACATCTTTACCTGCTCAACGTAGAATCTGGCAAAAAGACCCAGCTCACCAGCGGTGATTTTGAGGTATTCGACCCTATGCTCTCCAATGACGGAAAAAGCTGGTACCTCACTACTTCGGAAGTTGATGCCGGCCAGAGGCACTTTTATAAAATGCCGGTGCGTGGCGGCAAAATGCAGCAGCTCACCAGCCTTACCGGAAACAACGAAGTGGCCCTGTCGCCAGATGAGAAATACATGGCGATTAGGTACTCCTACACCAACAAACCCTGGGAACTTTACCTCAAGAAAACTTCTGCTTCAGCCGAAGCAAAACAGGTAACTACAGGCCAGTCTCAAGAATTTCAGAAGTATGACTGGAGAGACCCTGAGCTTGTAAAGTTTGAAGCCAGGGATGGCGCAATGGTCCCTGCACGTTTATACAAACCTTCGGCCACGGCAAACAACGGGGCAGCAGTGGTGTTTGTTCACGGCGCCGGTTACCTGCAAAACGCACATAGCTGGTGGTCAAGCTACTTCAGGGAGTATATGTTCCACAACCTGCTGGCCGATTTAGGATACACCGTTCTCGATATAGATTACCGCGGAAGTGCCGGCTACGGCCGCGACTGGCGCACCGGTATTTACAGGCACATGGGAGGCAAAGACCTGGGCGACCAGGTAGACGGCGTGAAATATTTGATTGCCGAACACGGCGTAAACCCCGAAAAAGTAGGAATTTACGGGGGCAGCTATGGAGGTTTTATCACCCTCATGGCAATGTTCACAGAACCGGACACCTTTGAAGCTGGCGCTGCCCTGCGTTCGGTGACAGATTGGGCACATTACAACCACGGCTATACTTCAAACATCCTCAATGAGCCGGTGAATGACCCTATCGCCTATAAACGCTCCTCACCTATTTATTTTGCTGAAGGATTTGAAGGAAACCTCTTGATCGCCCACGGAATGATAGATATTAACGTACACTTTCAGGATGTGGTGAGACTGGCCCAAAGACTGATTGAACTGAAAAAAGAAAACTGGGAAATGGCCGTATACCCTGTAGAAGACCACGGCTTTACCCAGCCCAGCAGCTGGACCGATGAATACCGAAGAATCCTGAAGCTGTTCAACGAGACCCTGCTCGACTAA
- a CDS encoding universal stress protein has product MKKILVAINIEKNADRLLAKAEEFAQAFGSKIWILHVSEPDPDDYLGLEAGPQYAQDKRVENRKKEGELVKRMAESLQQKNIEAEAVQLKGSTVKMIKKEVQNINADLVIAGHHKKNFFYDMFVGSIGQDLMDELDVPVLLVPVKHRSKK; this is encoded by the coding sequence ATGAAAAAGATCCTTGTAGCGATCAACATTGAGAAAAATGCCGATCGTTTATTAGCCAAAGCCGAAGAGTTTGCTCAAGCTTTTGGATCCAAGATCTGGATCCTGCACGTAAGTGAACCCGATCCCGACGATTACCTGGGGCTGGAAGCCGGGCCACAATACGCTCAGGACAAACGTGTGGAAAACCGCAAAAAAGAAGGCGAACTGGTAAAACGTATGGCCGAAAGCCTGCAACAAAAGAACATTGAAGCCGAAGCCGTACAACTAAAAGGATCTACGGTAAAAATGATCAAAAAAGAGGTGCAAAACATCAATGCCGACCTGGTGATTGCCGGGCACCACAAAAAGAACTTCTTTTATGATATGTTTGTGGGCAGCATAGGCCAGGACCTCATGGATGAGCTTGATGTTCCTGTGTTACTTGTTCCGGTTAAACACAGATCCAAAAAGTAG
- a CDS encoding SsrA-binding protein has protein sequence MKKTFFKTLSKINKKVLPSYTKRQLDLAKATKVQKAIIGWKTWVTKNSL, from the coding sequence ATGAAAAAGACATTTTTCAAGACACTTTCGAAGATCAATAAAAAGGTGCTCCCCAGCTACACAAAGAGACAGCTGGATTTGGCGAAAGCCACAAAAGTTCAAAAGGCTATTATTGGCTGGAAAACCTGGGTGACCAAAAATTCACTCTAA